From the Wolbachia endosymbiont of Encarsia formosa genome, the window ATTAACTGGAGTGTTTCGCCATTTATAGTGTGAAAATTTTGAATCTATACTTATTCCTATCACTTCAACATCACGTTTTGAAAAATCTTCTATTTTGTTGCTAAATGATATCAACTCAGTTGGACAGACAAAAGTAAAATCAAGTGGATAGAAAAAAAGGACAGCATACTTATCCTTTATATGTTTACTTAAACAGAAATCATCAACTATTTTTCCACTAGCAAGAACAGCAGAAGCAGTAAAATCGATAGCGGATTTTGTTACAAGATTCATAACTAACCTATTCATTCTTAATATTTATAATTTTATACCTTGATACATTTACATGCAAGTTTTCTTTAGCCCCAATCTTATAAAAACTTCCTCTTATGGCTGTGAAAATGTTATGATAAGAGCTAATTTTCATGAGTAGGGAAATACCCAAATATTACTATCTTTCACCTTTTCTCCCTTCAAATTTTTTAACCATTTCTTTTACACTTACATTCGTGGAAGGTAAATTTTTGCTGGCAAGATGGTTGATCGAAGATTTTTTATTCCCTACTGGAAATGAACGAGATTGTTTTCTCTTCACACTGATATCCGTTTGTGTTACTGAAGCAGTTTTGTTTTCAGCAGGCAACACGTTATTTACTTGATTTTGCTCAAATCTTTCTTTTAATGCCTTTACTTTACTACTCTCGCGAGTCACTTCTTTTTTCATAGCAACCACTAGTACTTTTGGTCCATCAGCTTTTTTTGCTGATTCTTTACCATCTTGATTTTCAGATTTTAGTGGTAGTGTAGGGTTACTCTCAGCTGATTTTTCCACTACTATTTTTTGCTCTGTGCTTACTTTTTCGCCTAAATCTTTAGGCTTTGGTGGTACTGCAGGTTTATCTTTTTTCGGTTCTTGTCTAATTTTTTGATTGATAGTAAACATTTTCTCTGGTACTGGTGGTACTTTTGGTGGTTTTGGTGGTGCAAGAGATTGAAGTTGTTGTTTCTTCCTATTTTCTCTTTTTGCTTCTATATGTTCTTTAGGAATTGTTGCATAAATCGGCTCCTCTTTAATTGATTGTAGATTACGCAAATCTTTTGTTAAAGATTTGCTCTTTTCCTCTTGATAATTTGATATTTCTTCATACTCATGATCTTCGTTTAATGAACCTCCATAACCTGAATCTTCTCGCTCATATAAGAGATTTTTCTTTTGCTGTCTATTTTCTAAATTTACTCCATATGACCTATATTTATCTTGACTTCTTTCTATTCGCTCTAAATATGAAATTTTTTGAATAACATCTGTATATTCGATTACTGTTCTAGCAGTTGAAGGAGGCAATTTATCTTTTATAAAATTACTTATATTCCTAATCGAAACATCTCTTCCTAATATTCTATTGAATATCCTAAGAATTAATGGCTTTTTATTTGCCTTCTTTACACAATTATTCAAGTCATCACGTATAACAAGTTTAGCTACATCTTCTGCCTTATCTGTAAAACCCTCTAAAGCATGAGATAAATCTGTTACTGTTTTACCATATTGTTTCTCTGAATTTCCTAGCTTTATAGCTTTGATCAGAGAATCGAGATTTTTTTTATAATCCTCACTTTTAAATGGATCATTCATACTAATTGTAATATTTTATTGAAATATAGATCTAAAATATTAAGATCTAGTGAATATTACTTTTTTAGTTCATATATAGCTATAGTTATACAGCGATAATGCGTAGCAGAATAACGATTTCGTCATTCTAGTATCTGCTGTTACCCCTTATCTAGGTGTGTAAAAGTGAAATCTAGTTTCGCTATATTAAAGTGTAATGAAACTGTGTGATTCATAGAGGTTATTACAATTGACTTGTCAGATTGAGTCTGAACTAGTTGGCTTGTTAAGAGATTTGCATTTTTGAAGTGATTGTAGTTTCTGATTGTGTTTACAATTTTGCATGACAAACGACTCTTTTGATAAGATATAGTTTTTCACTTAAGCAAGGAATCGTATTTTCCAGTTCCTTATATTTTTCCCAAGGAGTTTTTCCTTGAAGAGCGCTATGAGGGCGGTGTTTATTATAATACTCTTCCCAATCCCTAAGTTTAATTTGCAATTCAGAGCTCTTGATGGTAACGATACTGTAAAACTCATCTAAGTCTGTACGCTGTGCTCTTTCCACTTTACCATTTAAGTGTGGAGAAAACGGCTTAATAGGACGAAATTTAATTTTCCATTCCTTCAAACATTCTTGCACCTCATAAGCAAAAAATTCTTGCCCTCTATCAGTTTGAATCCTTTGGCAATGGAAAGGTATTCTTTCTCTTAGTTGTTTTAGGAAATCTAAAGTGTTTTTTGAAGTACTTCTTGAATATAATGCAACAATTTTATAACGTATCTATAGCAGTATATTGATAAAGCCCTGACGATATTTTGCACACATCCATCTGCACACGCTCTCCAGGTACTTTACAGTTATAACGCTTGACATGTTTGCGATAATGACGTTTAACATGCAGAAGACTTACACTATGTTTTTTGAAAATTTTGTGTATAGTAGCCAATGACAAGGATAAATCATATAGACGTCTTAACTCGGTTTCTTGCCCCTAGCTTTCTAGTTTGTCTTAGATGAAGAATAAGCTGCTCATCTGATTCATTGATCTTTTGCAAAGGTGAAGTTTTAGGCTTACTACTG encodes:
- a CDS encoding integrase core domain-containing protein gives rise to the protein MQECLKEWKIKFRPIKPFSPHLNGKVERAQRTDLDEFYSIVTIKSSELQIKLRDWEEYYNKHRPHSALQGKTPWEKYKELENTIPCLSEKLYLIKRVVCHAKL
- a CDS encoding helix-turn-helix domain-containing protein; this translates as MDKTIQKVWSCRKEHYGISRFTLRKWYKRYEELGEKGLVDLSSKPKTSPLQKINESDEQLILHLRQTRKLGARNRVKTSI